A region of the Peredibacter starrii genome:
AAAGCGCGTGGTGAACTTCAAGTTGCTGTAGTATTCGAAGAAATTCGTCGTGCTGGTTACGAGCTTATGATCGCTCGTCCGCAAGTTATTACAAAAGAAATCGATGGCGTTCTTATGGAGCCATTCGAGCGTCTGGTTCTGGACGTTCCTGATGATTCAACAGGTGCAATCACTGAAAAGATGGCAACTCGTAAAGGTCGTCTTGAGGCCATGGCACCATTCGGTGAAGGTCGTACTCGTATGGAATTCCATGTTCCATCACGTGGTCTAATCGGTTACCGTTCAACATTCCTAACTGATACTCGTGGTCAGGGTCTTATGTCTTCTTACTTCGTAGGATATGAGCCGCACGTAGGTAAAATGCTTGCTCGTCAGAACGGTGCTCTTATTTCTGACCGTGCTGGTAAAATCACTCCATACGCTCTTTTCAACCTTCTTTCTTCAGGAAAACAATTCGTTCTTCCTACAGAGCAAACATATGAAGGTCAGGTAGTAGGCGAGCACACGCGTCCGAACGATCTGAACGTTAACGTATGTCGTGAAAAGCACCTTTCATCAGTACGTACTGCAGGTAAAGATGAGAACATTATTCTTCCACCGATTCCTCCAAGAACTCTTGACTGGGCACTTGATTGGATCGATGACGATGAGTGGGTAGAAGTAACTCCGAAGAATATTCGTATTCGTAAAAAAGAACTAAATCAAAACATGCGTAAAGTTACGCGTTAATAAAAGAGGGAGCTTCGGCTCCCTTTTTTTATGTCCAATTTGTTCAGTTATCTTGCGAAAGACTTCATTCATCCAATCAACGCTCCATTGTTATAATCAGATTAGTCGCTATGTCTCTCATCATGAAAGGAGGGATTATGAAAAAACTAATCTGTTCCATCTTATTACTCAGTGTAAGTTTGTATGGAAGTGCGGCCACTACTCCCAAAAAGGTTTCGTCTGCTGCGAGTGCTGATATTGGAGTGGCGACACCTCCTGAAGCAAGCACCAGCCGTTCCGGAATGTCTAATAGTACGGGTGTGACAACGGATGAAATGAATACATCTCCCAATCCGGCCCCTGCCACTGAAGATGAATTGTTACGTGATACCACTTTAACCAGAGACAATCCTTCTTCTGGACCTTCAAAGGCGGAGGGTAAGGGAATGGAAGCGCAACAAGACGAGAATGCGCTAGACTACAGTACAACTCCTAAGAATCAAAAAGAGATTCCTCCCGCAACCAAACAGAATTCTAACAAGATCGGGAATTAAAGTTCTTTGCTCCACTATCCGATAAGTAGGATAGTGGGGAAGAGCTTATGAAATTTATCCTATCTGGTGTTTTACTACTTACAACAATGGCATGGGCCGGTTCTGTTAAAGATTTTAATAAAGAGCTTATTGAAACAGCGAAAACTGATTTCAAAAAAGATGAAGATACATTCAAAACCAGGGCCGCGCGTGCCCCCGCCTCGGTAGAAGTTGAAGTTGCACCGGCCGATGAAGTGCCAAACAAAATCGATAAAAACGTCCGGCAGATCGGACCGAATAAATGGTAGAAAAGATGGACGAAAAGTCCCTCTTTTTATTTGAGCAATTTCTTTCGTTTCCGATAAGTCTTCAATGAAATTTCATCTCTCACTTTTGTTCTTCTTTGCTTGTTCTCAAGTTCACGCTTTAAGTTGTCAGCAACCAAGTTTAAAGCTTGGTGCCGATGTCTTAAAAGAGCTGAGTGATAATCCCATCAATTGCCAAAATAATTCTGTGCATCTGACCTTCGATGATGGCCCTAATGCCCAGGTGACTCCTGCTCTTTTGAAAGAGCTAAAAGCTCGCAACGTGAAGGCCACCTTCTTTGTCTCAACTACGAATCTCGAGGCGGCAAATCGTAATCACGACACTAATCTCGCGCTGGTCAATGAGACCATGAATGCGGGACATCTCATTGCAAGTCATGGCCATGAACATAATGCCTATGATCTACGCATGGATGGAAAGGGCGAGGTGCTTGAGAAAGGATTTACTGACCAGGAAAAAGAGCAACAGATTGCTCGAAGTGTTCAGCTCCTGAACTACGCCACTCAAAATCGTTTTAGTAATCAAAAAACAATGCTCTTCCGTTTCCCCTATGGAAGAGGTGCTATGCCCTCCGCGGCCGAATTAAAACGTATGGACCAACAAGGCATCATGCGCTTTCAAAGCACAAACTACGCGGGCCAATTAGCGGAATACCGACGCCAGAGTGCTCCTTTGCAGGTCCTTGCGAGTAATGGTTTTTCTCATTTGGGTTGGAACCATGATTCAGGTGATTCATCATTTGGAATGGGAATGCCCAATGCGGACGCTTTGAAAGGTTATGTTTTGAAAAACCTCAAGGCCATGTGTTCTGGTAATTCAACTCAAGTGGCCCTTTTTCATGACATCAAAGTCATGAATACCGTCGCGATTCCCGTCATCATTGATATCGGAAGATGTCTGGGGCTAAAATTTATTTCTCCGAATGAAATGATGGCGAATAAGACCAGCTTAGTTGAACGTGGGGTCTTAATTCAGAAGTCTCAAACTCAGCGAGCACCAGCTGATACACTTGGTGAGCTGATTGCAACGGTCACGAAAGCAGGATCTCCTAATCCAGAGTGTCCACCTGAGAAAGATCAAACTTGTTATAGTGAGCAGTATAAACGGAGATATCAGGAATGCGAGGGCGGGGCTTCCATCTGCCTTGGCGGTCGTTGGTACTCCCGCCAAGATCCGATGATTCTTTTGAACTGTAATTTGAAAGACTAGCGGTTCATTAGCTTACTTAAAAAATCCACAGGAACCGGGAAGAAAGTCGTTGAGCTATTATTTG
Encoded here:
- a CDS encoding polysaccharide deacetylase family protein, with the protein product MKFHLSLLFFFACSQVHALSCQQPSLKLGADVLKELSDNPINCQNNSVHLTFDDGPNAQVTPALLKELKARNVKATFFVSTTNLEAANRNHDTNLALVNETMNAGHLIASHGHEHNAYDLRMDGKGEVLEKGFTDQEKEQQIARSVQLLNYATQNRFSNQKTMLFRFPYGRGAMPSAAELKRMDQQGIMRFQSTNYAGQLAEYRRQSAPLQVLASNGFSHLGWNHDSGDSSFGMGMPNADALKGYVLKNLKAMCSGNSTQVALFHDIKVMNTVAIPVIIDIGRCLGLKFISPNEMMANKTSLVERGVLIQKSQTQRAPADTLGELIATVTKAGSPNPECPPEKDQTCYSEQYKRRYQECEGGASICLGGRWYSRQDPMILLNCNLKD